A portion of the Algisphaera agarilytica genome contains these proteins:
- a CDS encoding HEAT repeat domain-containing protein yields MTTFVLALALALFALPGCSGNKKVKEESEQIAAQNNQLTDAQITVQIATDPLADPDARREALIAIATSSAAAEPVYLDLYRATLADPTLDATVAAVAAAALGNHGQPEDTGRLTPLLTRDATFLRWQAAVSLQRLHNPQAIAPLIGAATKDEDPDVRMACATALGQYPRRDVFDALTTVLDDRDYGVSRAAQESLTLMAQHDAGDDPRDWRDFADANSATLFQEPGPYTYTPYPPRRGIVSNILLFWLKPVAQPQYPIGYEPPTDETADAG; encoded by the coding sequence TTGACCACCTTCGTCCTTGCCCTGGCGCTGGCACTTTTTGCCCTGCCCGGCTGCAGCGGCAACAAAAAGGTCAAAGAAGAATCCGAGCAGATCGCCGCGCAAAATAATCAACTCACCGATGCGCAGATCACGGTCCAGATCGCCACCGACCCTCTGGCCGACCCAGACGCCCGCCGCGAAGCCCTGATCGCGATCGCCACCTCGTCCGCCGCGGCCGAGCCGGTGTACCTCGACCTCTACCGCGCGACCCTGGCTGATCCGACCCTCGACGCGACCGTCGCCGCGGTGGCCGCCGCCGCGCTGGGCAACCACGGCCAACCCGAAGACACCGGCCGACTCACCCCCCTGCTCACGCGAGACGCAACCTTCCTGCGTTGGCAGGCCGCGGTCTCGCTCCAACGTCTGCACAACCCCCAGGCGATCGCCCCGCTCATCGGCGCCGCCACCAAAGACGAAGACCCCGATGTCCGCATGGCCTGCGCCACCGCGCTGGGCCAGTACCCGCGCCGCGACGTGTTCGATGCGTTGACCACCGTGCTCGACGACCGCGACTATGGCGTCTCCCGCGCCGCCCAGGAATCGCTCACCCTCATGGCCCAACACGACGCCGGCGACGACCCCCGCGATTGGCGCGACTTCGCCGACGCCAACAGCGCCACCCTCTTCCAAGAGCCCGGCCCCTACACCTACACCCCCTACCCGCCCCGCCGCGGCATCGTGTCGAACATCCTCTTGTTCTGGCTCAAGCCCGTCGCCCAGCCGCAGTACCCGATCGGGTACGAACCGCCCACCGACGAAACCGCCGACGCGGGTTAA
- the pstC gene encoding phosphate ABC transporter permease subunit PstC, whose translation MTASITTGDGLKAIATSKTPGRPRSTVLRDIKERFIVSLLVLCGAITISITVLIVFILAQQAAGFFGGGIQDVQGREANVTISEFLTGLEWNPLQGSDKEFGIWPLITGTFQVTIVAMCIAIPVGLMVAIWLSEFASPKVRSVIKPLIEIIAGVPTVVFGYFALTFVTPLLQLDFAGIAGNPDPNKANPLNIQIFNVLAAGLTVGIMCIPIVTSLSEDALRAVPRALREGSYGLGASRFETSVKVVFPAALSGIVAACLLAFARAVGETMIVAIAAGLNPPDLAAGLGKIFAVNEPTQTMTGYMVSVFFGDLATGTVEYQSVYAVGMTLFLITLIITIVGAYIRKRFRQQYE comes from the coding sequence ATGACCGCAAGTATCACCACCGGAGACGGGCTGAAGGCGATCGCCACCAGCAAGACCCCCGGCCGGCCGCGTTCGACCGTTCTCCGGGATATCAAAGAGCGCTTCATTGTCAGCCTTCTGGTCCTCTGCGGCGCGATCACGATCAGCATCACCGTGCTGATCGTCTTCATCCTCGCCCAGCAGGCCGCAGGCTTCTTCGGCGGCGGCATCCAGGACGTCCAGGGCCGTGAAGCCAACGTCACCATCTCCGAGTTCCTCACCGGCCTCGAGTGGAACCCGCTCCAGGGTAGCGACAAAGAGTTCGGCATCTGGCCGCTGATCACCGGCACCTTCCAGGTCACCATCGTGGCGATGTGCATCGCCATCCCCGTCGGGCTGATGGTCGCGATCTGGCTGAGTGAGTTCGCCTCTCCCAAAGTCCGCTCGGTGATCAAGCCCCTGATCGAAATCATCGCGGGCGTCCCGACGGTGGTGTTCGGCTACTTCGCCCTGACCTTTGTCACGCCGCTGCTGCAGCTCGACTTCGCGGGCATCGCCGGCAACCCCGACCCCAACAAAGCCAATCCGCTGAACATCCAGATCTTCAACGTGCTGGCCGCGGGCCTGACCGTGGGCATTATGTGTATCCCGATCGTGACTTCGCTCTCCGAAGACGCCCTGCGGGCCGTGCCCCGGGCCCTGCGTGAGGGCTCGTACGGCCTGGGCGCTTCACGCTTCGAAACCTCGGTCAAGGTCGTGTTCCCCGCGGCGTTGTCCGGCATCGTCGCGGCCTGCCTCCTGGCGTTCGCCCGGGCGGTGGGCGAGACCATGATCGTCGCCATCGCCGCCGGCCTGAACCCGCCGGACCTCGCAGCGGGCCTGGGCAAGATCTTCGCCGTCAACGAACCGACCCAGACCATGACCGGTTACATGGTGTCGGTGTTCTTCGGCGACCTGGCCACCGGCACGGTTGAGTACCAATCGGTCTACGCCGTGGGCATGACCCTGTTCCTGATCACACTCATCATCACGATCGTGGGTGCTTACATCCGCAAACGATTCCGTCAGCAATACGAGTAG
- a CDS encoding PstA family ABC transporter permease yields MPEYQSSSRKARQIKNTLFQVVAMTAAGIALIVLATLLISICARGFPRLSPEFITNPMSSNSAKTGIGPALMGSISILAICALSAIPLGVASAILLEEYRPKAKLPKMLHGFVQSNITNLAGVPSIVYGILGFSVFVIMFSSENLNEPWLDIGQEFYLEYPGAGGQSFYVESSEGAELTPATLTMDAVIYGSLREARAGGPPAEVKVVEAGDLEGIRSEADGRLRKINRSMKRALRAATVDGAFQVDETSAGEIAAAMLTPLKDDLKADYEVMKETAATQLLAMNGQDAVQQIQSRRVLYDKLLEKEFDAAGLRGLIIEGTEPLPKDVKKWYYMQIPFGKGMLAGGLTLMLVILPVIIVSSQEAIRAVSQEMRSGVLALGGTKWQAIEKVVLPSAIPGICTGAILALSRAIGEAAPILLIGYVGLQAGPDHLMAAFAALPLEIYNWTSEPDKSFRDAAAAGIIVLLAVLFTFNAVAVFIRQKFQQAN; encoded by the coding sequence ATGCCTGAGTACCAATCCTCCAGCCGCAAAGCGCGGCAAATCAAAAACACGCTCTTCCAAGTGGTCGCTATGACCGCGGCGGGGATCGCGTTGATCGTGCTAGCCACGCTGCTTATCTCGATCTGTGCCCGCGGCTTCCCCCGGCTGAGCCCCGAGTTCATCACCAACCCGATGTCCAGCAACTCGGCCAAGACCGGTATCGGCCCGGCGCTCATGGGCTCGATCTCGATCTTGGCGATCTGCGCCCTCAGCGCCATCCCGCTGGGCGTGGCCTCGGCGATCCTGCTCGAAGAGTACCGCCCCAAGGCCAAGCTCCCCAAGATGCTCCACGGCTTTGTTCAGAGCAACATCACCAACCTCGCCGGTGTCCCGTCGATCGTCTACGGCATCCTGGGCTTCTCGGTCTTCGTGATCATGTTCAGCAGTGAGAACCTTAACGAGCCCTGGCTCGACATCGGCCAGGAGTTCTACCTCGAATACCCCGGGGCCGGCGGACAGAGCTTCTACGTCGAGTCGTCTGAAGGCGCCGAGCTGACCCCCGCGACGTTGACTATGGATGCGGTGATTTACGGCTCGCTCCGCGAAGCCCGGGCCGGTGGCCCGCCCGCAGAGGTGAAGGTGGTCGAAGCCGGCGACCTCGAAGGCATCCGCAGCGAGGCCGACGGCCGTCTCCGCAAGATCAACCGCTCGATGAAGCGTGCCCTGCGTGCCGCGACGGTCGATGGGGCGTTCCAGGTCGATGAGACCAGCGCCGGCGAGATCGCCGCAGCGATGCTGACCCCGCTGAAGGACGACCTCAAGGCCGACTACGAAGTCATGAAAGAAACTGCGGCCACCCAGCTCCTGGCGATGAACGGCCAGGACGCGGTGCAGCAGATCCAGTCCCGCCGGGTGTTGTACGACAAGCTGCTGGAAAAAGAATTCGACGCCGCGGGCCTGCGGGGTCTGATCATCGAGGGCACCGAGCCGCTGCCCAAAGACGTCAAGAAGTGGTACTACATGCAGATCCCGTTCGGCAAGGGCATGCTCGCCGGCGGCCTGACGCTGATGCTGGTCATCCTCCCGGTGATCATCGTCTCCTCGCAGGAAGCGATCCGTGCGGTCTCCCAAGAAATGCGTTCGGGTGTGCTGGCCCTGGGCGGCACGAAGTGGCAGGCGATTGAGAAGGTGGTGCTGCCCTCGGCGATCCCGGGCATCTGTACCGGGGCGATCCTCGCCCTGTCCCGCGCCATCGGCGAAGCGGCCCCGATCCTGCTCATCGGCTACGTCGGCCTGCAGGCCGGCCCCGACCACCTGATGGCGGCCTTCGCGGCCCTGCCCCTGGAAATCTACAACTGGACGTCGGAGCCCGACAAGTCGTTCCGCGACGCGGCCGCGGCGGGCATTATCGTGCTGCTCGCGGTGCTGTTCACCTTCAACGCCGTCGCGGTGTTTATCCGCCAGAAGTTCCAACAAGCCAACTGA
- a CDS encoding lytic transglycosylase domain-containing protein — protein sequence MSGHSKQGRWKRELRRAAGDRRVWIAVLSGLLVLIWAGPDAARWVWHAGDDERIEQHMPLIEKHAADAGLDVDLVTAVVMAESSGRADAESNRGALGLMQITPITEKDVLQRNPSYKRGNLFDPDYNLKVGTTYLGYLLNRFDGNEMLALTAYHMGPTRVRRIQNENPGITPEQIVEEHAGPQTRAYVRRVLGER from the coding sequence ATGAGTGGGCACTCCAAGCAAGGACGCTGGAAACGGGAGCTACGACGCGCAGCCGGGGATCGGCGGGTGTGGATCGCGGTGTTGTCGGGGCTGCTAGTGCTGATCTGGGCCGGGCCGGACGCGGCGCGGTGGGTGTGGCACGCGGGGGATGACGAACGGATCGAGCAGCACATGCCGTTGATCGAGAAACACGCCGCAGACGCGGGGTTGGATGTCGATCTGGTGACCGCGGTGGTGATGGCCGAGAGCAGCGGGCGGGCCGACGCCGAGTCCAACCGCGGGGCGCTGGGTCTGATGCAGATCACCCCCATCACCGAAAAGGACGTGCTCCAACGCAACCCCAGCTACAAACGTGGCAACCTGTTCGACCCCGACTACAACCTGAAAGTCGGCACGACCTATCTCGGTTATCTGCTGAATCGCTTTGATGGGAACGAGATGTTGGCGCTGACCGCGTACCACATGGGGCCGACGCGGGTGCGGCGGATCCAGAACGAGAACCCGGGGATCACGCCTGAGCAGATTGTTGAGGAACACGCCGGGCCGCAGACGCGGGCTTATGTGCGACGGGTGCTGGGCGAGCGGTGA
- a CDS encoding PstS family phosphate ABC transporter substrate-binding protein, whose amino-acid sequence MKLTSTLTALGAAAGIALSSPATAEITGSVEVAGSSTVYPISTFVGEQFTETYPQVSVNIQKIGSGGGFKQFVAGNTDASNASRLIKAKEIKAAAENNIEFIEMLVAYDGLSIVINKSNTWASELTVDHLKTIFDANSTAKTWADVDPSFPNTELKLYIPAETSGTFSYFQEKVVGKEGELRGTSVGENDNLTVSGVADNVGAIGFLGYAYYAENKDKVNAVAIQNKAGEFVAPSSEAIESGNYNPFSRPLFIYWNVESLKKPEVAALAEFTIDVAPTAAEAVGYVRLPEWVYDSMFDRLEDKVTGSIFYDAELNPKKGTLKDLLGE is encoded by the coding sequence ATGAAACTGACCTCGACCCTGACCGCCCTTGGTGCCGCTGCTGGCATCGCTCTGAGCTCCCCCGCGACCGCCGAAATCACCGGCTCGGTCGAAGTGGCGGGCTCGTCCACCGTGTACCCCATCTCGACCTTCGTCGGCGAGCAATTCACTGAGACCTACCCCCAGGTCAGCGTAAACATCCAGAAGATCGGCTCGGGCGGCGGCTTCAAGCAGTTCGTCGCCGGTAACACCGACGCCTCGAACGCTTCGCGACTGATCAAGGCCAAGGAAATCAAGGCCGCTGCCGAAAACAACATCGAATTCATCGAGATGCTCGTTGCCTACGACGGCCTGTCGATCGTGATCAACAAGTCCAACACCTGGGCTTCCGAGCTCACCGTCGATCACCTCAAGACCATCTTCGACGCCAACTCGACCGCCAAGACCTGGGCCGACGTCGACCCCAGCTTCCCCAACACCGAACTGAAGCTCTACATTCCCGCTGAAACCTCGGGTACCTTCTCCTACTTCCAGGAAAAGGTCGTCGGTAAGGAAGGCGAACTCCGCGGTACCTCCGTCGGTGAAAACGACAACCTGACCGTCTCGGGTGTGGCCGACAACGTCGGTGCCATCGGCTTCCTGGGCTACGCCTACTACGCCGAGAACAAGGACAAGGTCAACGCCGTCGCCATCCAAAACAAGGCTGGCGAATTCGTCGCACCCAGCTCCGAAGCGATCGAGTCGGGCAACTACAACCCCTTCAGCCGCCCGCTGTTCATCTACTGGAACGTGGAAAGCCTGAAGAAGCCCGAAGTGGCTGCCCTGGCTGAGTTTACCATCGACGTGGCCCCCACCGCCGCGGAAGCAGTCGGCTACGTCCGCCTCCCCGAATGGGTCTACGACTCGATGTTCGATCGTCTCGAAGACAAGGTCACCGGCTCGATCTTCTACGATGCCGAACTGAACCCCAAGAAGGGTACCCTCAAGGACCTGCTGGGCGAGTAA